The Prunus persica cultivar Lovell chromosome G8, Prunus_persica_NCBIv2, whole genome shotgun sequence genome includes a region encoding these proteins:
- the LOC18768909 gene encoding uncharacterized protein LOC18768909, whose product MKPMQTIQDLIEEIKLRVVWWALFVFCVTYFLSHSSKSMWMNIPISILLVSALRFLLNNVEFHWKVQRPVRPQSYLSHLEKKQLSVNDPRLSTGPPPPRWKRKIGSPIVEDAMSDFIDKILKDFVIDLWYSDITPDKEAPEQIRVIIMDALGEVSGRVKEINLVDLLTRDIIDLIGDHMELFRKNQAAIGVDVMKTLSSEERDDRLKHHLMASKELHPALISPESEYKVLQRLMGGVLAVVLRPREAQCPVVRSIARELLTSLVIQPVLNFASPGYINELIEYILLAIKDEITKVVAGDQSTAGGVPDHGSPLNKYATFNQRTDMILSKVDNQREKSSDYNPFQEDPLQPRPADWARILEAATQRRTEVLAPENLENMWTKGRNYKRKEHKKKIKATQEHTPVSSGVDSAVPARKLGNEMVADRHEISTGIEDKSIVKLTRETSLDSQLSDGTKKEMQFSLDPSKKSYAEGGNLVDELEDIGSLAADGNKSRLKRSNSTSALKIQPDTKRAFTEGGGSIISEFYSPEFGRRREEHIGKSASDMVAHCVGQQVPKLRCRVMGAYFEKLGSKSFAVYSIAVTDSENRTWFVKRRYRNFERLHRHLKEIPNYTLHLPPKRIFSSSTEDAFVHQRCIQLDKYLQDLLSIANVAEQHEVWDFLSGSSKNYAFGKSPSVMRTLAVNVDDAVDDIVRQFKGVSDGLMRKVVGSPTSEASSSISAWNLSTNADETGVRAIRQNTVETTNSFSDNEDGDKDKSCDPEEAGSGAQENGWHSDNELNSKGYPRRVIHTRSLGSEKKDDLAGEGGFPAANFTATSRNLEDPVGMPPEWTPPNVSVPLLNLVDKVFQLKRRGWLRRQVFWISKQILQLMMEDAIDDWLLTQIHWLRREDTIASGIRWLKDVLWPNGTFFLRLGNAQDGNENPFQNISQLGGSKADKPGSFEQQLEAARRASDIKKMLFDGTPTALVSLIGHKQYRRCARDIYYFTQSTICVKQLAYAILELSLVSIFPELQDLVLDVHQTMGVNETV is encoded by the exons ATGAAGCCCATGCAGACCATACAAGATCTGATCGAGGAGATTAAGCTCCGAGTGGTTTGGTGGGCCTTGTTTGTCTTCTGCGTTACCTACTTCCTGTCCC ATTCGAGTAAATCAATGTGGATGAATATACCAATATCAATTTTGTTGGTTTCCGCATTACGTTTTCTATTAAATAATGTGGAATTCCATTGGAAGGTTCAAAGACCTGTTCGACCGCAGTCATATTTGTCTCATTTGGAGAAGAAACAGTTGTCAGTCAATGATCCACGCCTTTCTACCGGGCCTCCACCACCAAGGTGGAAGAGGAAAATTGGTTCTCCAATCGTAGAGGATGCGATGAGTGATTTCAttgacaaaattttaaagGATTTCGTAATTGATTTATGGTATTCAGATATAACACCAGACAAGGAGGCTCCAGAGCAAATACGAGTGATAATCATGGATGCTCTTGGTGAAGTATCAGGAAGAGTTAAAGAGATAAACCTTGTTGACTTGCTGACAAG GGATATAATTGATTTAATAGGGGATCATATGGAGCTTTTCAGAAAAAACCAAGCTGCTATAGGTGTTGATGTTATGAAAACTTTGTCTTCAGAGGAGAGAGATGATAGGTTAAAACATCATCTCATGGCTTCGAAGGAGCTCCATCCTGCATTGATATCACCTGAGAGTGAGTACAAG GTTCTTCAGCGGCTGATGGGTGGAGTGTTAGCTGTGGTTTTAAGGCCGCGAGAAGCTCAATGTCCAGTGGTGCGATCTATTGCCAGAGAACTTCTTACAAGCTTGGTAATCCAACCTGTTCTGAATTTCGCAAGCCCTGG GTATATCAACGAATTGATTGAATACATTTTGCTAGCCATTAAAGATGAAATCACTAAAGTGGTAGCGGGTGACCAGTCAACTGCAGGGGGTGTACCTGATCATGGTTCTCCATTGAACAAATATGCAACCTTTAATCAAAGAACTGATATGATATTGTCTAAAGTTGACAATCAGAGAGAAAAATCCTCAGATTATAACCCATTCCAGGAAGATCCTTTGCAGCCACGGCCTGCTGATTGGGCAAGAATTTTGGAGGCTGCGACACAGAGAAGGACTGAAGTTCTTGCTCCTGAAAATCTTGAAAACATGTGGACGAAAGGGagaaattacaaaagaaaagagcacaagaaaaagataaaagcaaCTCAGGAACATACACCTGTGAGTTCTGGAGTAGATAGTGCTGTACCTGCTAGAAAGCTGGGGAACGAAATGGTAGCTGACAGGCATGAAATTTCTACAGGAATAGAGGATAAATCTATTGTGAAGCTAACACGTGAGACAAGCTTAGATTCTCAGTTGAGTGATGGGACCAAAAAAGAGATGCAGTTCTCTTTGGATCCCAGCAAAAAATCATATGCTGAGGGTGGGAATCTTGTTGATGAATTGGAGGACATTGGAAGCCTTGCTGCTGATGGAAATAAAAGTAGGCTTAAAAGATCAAATAGCACTTCTGCTCTAAAAATCCAACCAGACACAAAAAGGGCATTCACAGAAGGTGGAGGGTCTATCATATCAGAGTTCTATAGCCCTGAGTTTGGGAGGCGCAGAGAAGAGCATATTGGTAAGAGTGCCTCAGATATGGTAGCCCATTGTGTGGGACAACAAGTTCCCAAGCTCAGATGCCGG GTTATGGGCGCATACTTTGAGAAACTTGGGTCAAAATCTTTTGCAGTTTATTCAATTGCTGTTACAGATTCAGAAAACAGAACTTGGTTTGTGAAAAGAAG ATATAGGAATTTTGAGCGATTACATCGCCATCTTAAAGAAATTCCAAATTACACTTTACATTTGCCACCCAAAAGAATATTTTCGTCAAGCACAGAGGACGCTTTCGTTCATCAGCGATGTATTCAGCTGGACAAATATCTGCAG GATCTCTTGTCAATAGCTAACGTTGCTGAACAGCATGAAGTGTGGGATTTTTTAAGTGGTTCCTCAAAG aaTTACGCTTTTGGAAAATCTCCCTCAGTGATGAGAACTCTTGCAG TCAATGTGGATGATGCTGTGGATGATATTGTACGCCAGTTCAAAGGGGTTTCAGATGGCTTAATGCGTAAAGTTGTTGGTTCTCCCACATCTGAGGcctcatcttcaatttctgcaTGGAACTTGTCCACAAATGCAGATGAGACAGGCGTACGTGCTATTAGGCAAAATACAGTGGAAACAACAAATAGCTTTTCTGATAATGAGGATGGTGATAAAGATAAAAGTTGTGACCCTGAGGAAGCAGGATCTGGTGCACAAGAAAATGGGTGGCATTCAGATAATGAATTGAACTCCAAGGGTTATCCACGTAGGGTTATACATACAAGGAGCTTAGGTTCGGAGAAGAAAGATGATTTAGCTGGGGAGGGTGGCTTTCCTGcagcaaattttacagcaaCCTCCAGAAATTTGGAGGATCCAGTTGGAATGCCACCTGAG TGGACTCCACCCAATGTTAGCGTACCTTTGTTGAATCTAGTGGACAAGGTATTTCAGCTTAAGAGAAGGGGCTGGCTGAG AAGACAGGTCTTTTGGatatcaaaacaaatattacagTTAATGATGGAGGATGCTATTGATGACTGGCTCTTGACGCAGATTCATTGGCTTCGGAGGGAGGATACTATTGCTTCGGGAATTCGGTGGCTTAAAGAT GTTCTGTGGCCCAATGGCACATTCTTCCTTAGACTCGGAAATGCTCAAGACGGTAATGAAAACCCTTTTCAAAATATAAGTCAATTGGGTGGCAGTAAGGCTGATAAACCGGGGTCTTTTGAGCAGCAGCTTGAGGCTGCTCGTAGAGCTAGTGATATCAAAAAAATGCTCTTTG ATGGAACTCCAACTGCCTTAGTCAGCTTAATCGGGCATAAGCAGTACAGACGTTGTGCAAGAGACATTTATTATTTCACTCAG TCTACTATCTGCGTGAAGCAACTTGCATATGCCATACTTGAATTGTCGCTCGTTTCAATTTTTCCTGAGCTGCAAGATCTTGTTCTTGATGTTCATCAGACAATGGGTGTTAATGAAACTGTTTAG
- the LOC18766151 gene encoding CCG-binding protein 1, which translates to MIKTVMLRSCPSSSPLLFEANREAFSARASSPSSSSTTPKFASTICCSSRNHAYIPKLEPFSRSKLDRAISDPPLIEKCENELSDYCSTLEGDESYGCWRAYFELKDLEKEIPKQDVEKLILQAGGVKTLVGCLHGIAAIKKDKKHGFNSAKPSEVVKEGERLCPIPDGLPKSAQELEEEESSRMPDSPFTRLLRIKGRHPAWYSATPDHETD; encoded by the exons ATGATAAAAACAGTCATGCTTCGTTCTtgcccttcttcttctcctctgcTCTTCGAAGCCAACAGAGAAGCTTTTTCTGCACGAGCATCTTCGCCGTCGTCGTCATCAACGACGCCGAAGTTCGCTTCCACTATCTGTTGCTCGTCCAGAAACCATGCTTACATTCCAAAGCTCGAGCCTTTTAGCCGGTCCAAGCTTGATCGCGCCATTAGCGACCCGCCCTTGATCGAAAAGTGCGAGAACGAGCTCTCTG ATTACTGTTCAACGCTCGAAGGAGACGAGTCTTATGGCTGCTGGAGAGCGTATTTTGAGCTCAAGGATCTAGAG AAGGAGATACCAAAACAAGATGTGGAGAAGCTGATTCTTCAAGCAGGAGGTGTAAAGACATTAGTGGGATGCTTACATGGCATTGCagcaataaaaaaagataagaagCATGGATTTAATTCAGCAAAGCCATCAGAGGTGGTAAAAGAAGGAGAGAGACTCTGCCCCATACCAGATGGGTTGCCAAAATCAGCTCAGGAgctggaggaagaagaaagttcAAGAATGCCAGATTCACCCTTCACCAGGCTTCTTAGAATTAAGGGGAGGCACCCTGCTTGGTATTCAGCTACCCCTGACCATGAAACAGATTGA
- the LOC18767306 gene encoding pollen-specific leucine-rich repeat extensin-like protein 4 — MAPSLITNKPSGGCLLFFLLFSSFSALSFALTDAEVAFIAHRQLLALPEGGDLPENYVVQVDAKLNFENDRLKNAYVALQALKKAIFSDPFGFTVNWEGEDVCSYKGVFCAPALDNEKLTVVAGLDLNHADIAGHLPVEMGLLTDAALIHLNSNRFCGIIPRSFRRLILMHEFDVSNNRFVGSFPVVVLEWPSCKYLDLRYNDFEGELPPELFHKEHDALFLNHNRFTSIIPDTLGHSTVSVVNFGFNNFTGCIPRSVGNMKNLNEIIFMNNQLGGCFPPEIGNLGNLQVLDVSNNVFIGSFPKTFLELRSIEELAVGYNRLTGFVTEKICSLPKLANFTFAYNYFSGEAQKCMPNPKLEVNFDDTGNCMPGRPKQKNTKTCFPVVTKPVDCSKHCGGGSSTPDKPKTPRPQPPQTPKTEKPPTPKAEPPPTPKAEPPPTPKAKPPPTPKAEPPPTPKAEPPPTPKAEPPPTPKAEPPPTPKAEPPPTPKAEPPPTPKAEPPPTPKAEPPPTPKAEPPPTPKAEPPPTPKAEPPPTPKAEPPPTPKAEPPPTPKAEPPETPEAEPPQTPEAEPPQTPEVEPPPTPKAEPPPTPKAEPPPTPKAEPPPTPKSEPPPTPKAEPPPTPKAEPPPTPNLSCVYC, encoded by the exons ATGGCTCCATCTCTCATCACAAACAAGCCCTCAGGCGGCtgccttctcttcttcctcctatTCTCTTCATTCTCAGCCCTCTCGTTCGCCTTAACCGATGCTGAAGTCGCCTTCATAGCTCACCGCCAGCTCCTGGCTCTCCCGGAGGGCGGTGACCTTCCTGAAAACTATGTGGTTCAAGTGGATGCCAAGCTCAACTTTGAAAACGACAGGCTCAAAAACGCTTATGTTGCTCTTCAGGCCTTGAAGAAGGCCATCTTCTCCGACCCTTTTGGCTTCACAGTCAATTGGGAAGGTGAAGATGTTTGCTCCTACAAAGGGGTCTTCTGTGCACCGGCGCTTGACAATGAAAAACTGACCGTTGTGGCCGGTTTGGACCTGAACCATGCCGACATTGCTGGCCATCTCCCTGTCGAAATGGGGCTCTTGACTGATGCTGCTCTCATCCACCTCAACTCCAACAGGTTCTGCGGCATTATCCCACGGAGCTTCAGGAGACTGATACTTATGCATGAGTTTGATGTCAGCAACAACCGCTTCGTCGGCTCCTTCCCTGTGGTGGTCCTCGAATGGCCTAGTTGCAAGTACCTTGATCTCCGGTACAACGATTTCGAAGGGGAGCTGCCTCCAGAGCTTTTCCACAAGGAGCACGACGCCTTGTTCTTGAACCACAACCGATTCACATCAATAATTCCAGACACCTTGGGGCACTCCACGGTTTCTGTAGTGAATTTTGGGTTCAACAACTTCACTGGTTGCATACCACGAAGCGTTGGTAACATGAAAAATCTGAATGAGATTATTTTCATGAACAACCAACTTGGTGGCTGCTTCCCTCCTGAGATTGGAAACCTTGGAAATCTGCAGGTTCTTGATGTGAGCAACAATGTGTTTATTGGTTCCTTCCCAAAGACCTTCTTGGAGCTCCGCAGCATAGAGGAATTGGCTGTTGGGTACAACAGGTTGACAGGGTTTGTGACTGAAAAGATTTGCTCCTTGCCTAAGTTGGCCAATTTCACATTTGCTTACAATTATTTCAGTGGAGAAGCTCAGAAATGTATGCCAAATCCCAAACTTGAGGTGAACTTTGATGACACGGGCAACTGCATGCCCGGCAGGCCCAAGCAAAAGAATACCAAGACTTGCTTCCCTGTGGTTACTAAGCCAGTGGATTGCAGCAAGCATTGTGGTGGTGGTTCTTCAACCCCGGATAAGCCAAAGACACCAAGGCCTCAACCACCTCAGACACCAAAGACTGAGAAGCCTCCAACCCCCAAGGCTGAGCCACCACCGACACCAAAGGCGGAGCCACCTCCCACGCCTAAAGCCAAGCCACCTCCCACGCCAAAGGCCGAGCCACCACCCACTCCAAAGGCTGAACCACCACCCACTCCAAAGGCCGAGCCACCACCCACACCCAAGGCCGAGCCACCACCCACTCCCAAGGCCGAGCCACCACCCACACCTAAGGCCGAGCCACCACCCACACCCAAGGCCGAGCCACCACCCACGCCAAAGGCCGAGCCTCCTCCCACGCCCAAGGCCGAGCCACCTCCCACCCCAAAGGCCGAGCCACCTCCCACGCCCAAGGCCGAGCCACCACCCACGCCCAAGGCCGAGCCACCTCCAACACCAAAGGCCGAGCCACCACCAACACCCAAGGCCGAGCCACCCGAAACACCCGAGGCCGAGCCACCCCAAACACCTGAGGCCGAGCCACCTCAAACACCAGAAGTCGAGCCACCTCCCACACCAAAGGCTGAGCCACCACCGACACCGAAGGCCGAGCCACCTCCCACACCAAAGGCCGAGCCACCACCGACACCAAAGTCCGAGCCACCACCGACACCTAAGGCCGAGCCACCTCCCACACCAAAGGCCGAGCCACCACCGACACCAAA CTTATCTTGTGTTTATTGCTAA
- the LOC18767822 gene encoding LOW QUALITY PROTEIN: uncharacterized protein LOC18767822 (The sequence of the model RefSeq protein was modified relative to this genomic sequence to represent the inferred CDS: inserted 3 bases in 2 codons; substituted 1 base at 1 genomic stop codon) codes for MEEEDKQPLKEEKSLLQEEKEEAKKAEAAEAQASPAKSGGWGGWGFSSVFSDLQKAAEEISRNAAAVAQTAAKSIADMQNPAEDSEESSKEEEGDTEKESQDGTESQDEHEKQRKAALEKLEKASEDSFLGQGLKVLDSSVENFASGAWQALGSALKGSTDLVHKLENSAVNLAGSIQQGGLPTAAGSAAPSLLETGKAFTSKGMQVLELVGKETLDLLITETGIEVEKNSKPSEQEAEEDQLYEEVGFDRCFYIYGGPEQLEELEALSSHYALLFNRRKGKLSXQKQTTYDGKLKQVQQIFSLDIELDGSGAESDKGKRXETGDDGNSDEMKSLHDSSVSKACXYGRLGILPLFTSALAGQAVNDIIQRTTGRLESLHSEGVHRLSEMCCSAVSQLLMLGKSIISSANNTQVEDVDADVENIDWPEDSVEKAKIIRSKAEAMTGYVEAVSSSFITGISDVAEAYLAAIKGASAESHDVLPQTSIQEKASSFSKHLRDDQNTALGKIQDGLHYLSCVVVSSSMPTA; via the exons ATGGAGGAAGAAGACAAACAGCCACTGAAGGAAGAGAAAAGTCTtctacaagaagaaaaagaggaagcaAAAAAAGCAGAAGCAGCTGAAGCACAAGCATCACCGGCAAAAAGTGGAGGATGGGGAGGCTGGGGattttcctctgttttctcAGATCTCCAGAAAGCCGCCGAAGAGATCTCTCGCAAT GCGGCTGCAGTTGCTCAGACTGCAGCAAAGAGCATTGCCGACATGCAAAACCCTGCAGAGGACTCGGAAGAATCTTCCAAGGAGGAGGAAGGGGATACTGAAAAGGAAAGCCAGGATGGGACTGAAAGCCAAGATGAGCATGAAAAGCAACGAAAGGCTGCTCtagaaaaattagaaaaagctAGTGAAGATTCGTTTCTCGGTCAG GGTTTGAAGGTACTTGATAGTTCTGTGGAGAATTTTGCTTCAGGAGCATGGCAAGCATTAGGAAGTGCATTGAAAGGCAGTACTGATCTAGTCCACAA GCTTGAGAATTCAGCTGTGAATCTTGCGGGATCCATCCAGCAAGGTGGTTTGCCTACGGCTGCTGGTTCTGCTGCGCCATCCTTATTAGAG ACTGGAAAGGCTTTTACCTCTAAGGGAATGCAAGTGCTTGAGCTTGTAGGCAAGGAAACTTTGGATCTACTGATCACAGAGACTGGTATAGAAGTTGAGAAGAATTCTAAACCCTCTGAACAGGAAGCTGAAGAGGATCAGTTATACGAGGAAGTAGGATTTGATCGATGCTTCTACATATATGGAGGTCCAGAACAGTTGGAG GAATTGGAGGCGTTGTCCAGCCATTATGCACTATTATTTAACcggagaaaaggaaaattatc TCAGAAACAGACTACTTATGATGGAAAGCTTAAACAGGTGCAGCAGATTTTCAGTTTGGATATTGAATTGGATGGAAGTGGTGCAGAGTCGGATAAAGGCAAAA AAGAGACTGGAGATGATGGAAATAGCGATGAGATGAAGAGTTTGCATGATTCAAGCGTCAGCAAGGCTTGCTGATATGGCCGGCTGGGTATTTTACCGTT GTTCACAAGTGCTTTAGCTGGACAAGCTGTTAATGATATAATTCAAAGAACCACCGGCCGATTAGAGAGTCTTCACTCAGAGGGAGTTCAT AGACTCTCGGAAATGTGCTGCTCTGCGGTGTCTCAACTGTTGATGCTTGGTAAATCCATCATATCTAGTGCAAACAACACTCAGGTGGAAGATGTGGATGCTGATGTCGAGAATATTGATTGGCCTGAAGATTCTGTTGAGAAAGCAAAGATAATCAGATCAAAAGCAGAAGCAATGACTGGATATGTGGAGGCAGTGTCCAGCAGTTTCATTACAG GCATATCTGATGTTGCCGAAGCTTATCTAGCAGCCATAAAAGGTGCTTCTGCGGAATCCCATGACGTGCTTCCACAGACATCAATCCAAGAAAAAGCCAGTTCCTTCTCTAAACATCTCCGTGATGACCAGAACACAGCTTTGGGCAAAATCCAGGACGGGCTTCACTACTTGTCGTGTGTGGTTGTTTCAAGCTCTATGCCCACTGCATGA
- the LOC18767821 gene encoding protein DMR6-LIKE OXYGENASE 2 — protein sequence MGEIDPAFIQATDQRPKLNPTNPVADEIPIIDLSVLSSPDETRKVVSEIGHACKNWGFFQVINHGVPLELARKIEEVAKTFFELPAEEKKKVKRDMLNALGYHDGENTKNVRDWKEVFDFLVEDETLVPASPEPDDKELRKLTNQWPQYPPEFREVCQEYARAVEKLAYKLLGLIALGLDQPENRFNDYFKDQQTSLVRFNHYPPCPFPHLALGVGRHKDAGALTVLAQDDVGGLEVKRKSDGEWIPVTPTPNAYIINVGDIVQVWSNDKYESVEHRVVVNSEKERFSVPFFFFPAHHVMVKPLEELLSDENPAKYREYNWGKFYATRNRSDFKKQEVENIQIHHFRLPE from the exons ATGGGAGAAATTGATCCAGCCTTCATCCAAGCCACAGACCAGAGGCCCAAGCTCAACCCCACAAACCCAGTTGCTGATGAAATCCCCATAATTGACCTCTCAGTTTTAAGCAGCCCTGATGAGACCAGAAAAGTGGTATCAGAGATAGGCCATGCATGCAAAAACTGGGGATTTTTCCAAGTAATAAATCATGGGGTGCCATTGGAACTGGCCAGGAAGATTGAGGAGGTGGCTAAGACATTCTTTGAACTACCagcagaagaaaagaagaaggtgaAGAGAGACATGTTGAATGCACTGGGGTACCATGATGGTGAGAACACTAAAAATGTTAGAGATTGGAAGGAAGTCTTTGATTTCTTGGTGGAAGATGAGACTTTGGTCCCAGCATCACCTGAGCCTGATGATAAGGAGTTGAGGAAATTGACTAATCAGTGGCCTCAGTACCCTCCTGAGTTCAG AGAGGTCTGCCAGGAGTATGCTCGAGCGGTGGAAAAGCTGGCTTACAAGTTGTTAGGACTAATTGCTTTGGGCTTAGACCAGCCAGAAAACAGGTTTAATGACTACTTCAAAGACCAGCAAACGAGCTTGGTCAGATTCAATCACTATCCTCCATGCCCTTTTCCTCACCTAGCTCTAGGCGTTGGGCGCCACAAGGATGCTGGCGCCTTAACCGTCCTGGCCCAAGATGATGTTGGAGGACTAGAAGTTAAGCGGAAATCTGATGGAGAATGGATTCCAGTCACACCCACCCCAAATGCCTACATCATCAATGTTGGTGACATTGTTCAG GTTTGGAGCAATGACAAATATGAGAGCGTGGAGCACAGGGTGGTAGTGAATTCTGAGAAAGAAAGGTTTTCAGttccattcttcttcttcccagcCCACCATGTGATGGTGAAGCCCTTGGAGGAGCTACTGAGTGATGAAAACCCTGCCAAATACAGGGAATACAACTGGGGAAAGTTTTATGCTACGAGAAACCGCAGTGATTTCAAGAAACAAGAGGTGGAGAACATCCAAATTCATCATTTCAGGTTACCAGAGTAG
- the LOC18768619 gene encoding probable 2-oxoglutarate-dependent dioxygenase At5g05600 has translation MGEVDPAFIQDPDHRPKLSITEVEGIPLIDLTPIISPDSISDPKAIEAVVREIGNACRDWGFFQVINHGVVLDKLRKIETAARKFFALPLEEKRKIRRGEKSVLGYYDSERTKNVRDWKEVFDFTVEEPTLVPASPDPEDKEETEWYNQWPEHPPELREVCEEYAREVEKLALKLMGLIALSLGLPENRFSSYFKDQTTSIRLNHYPACPSPQLALGVGRHKDGGALTVLAQDDVGGLEVRRKTDGAWIRVKPTPNAYIINVGDSIQVWTNEKYQSVEHRVMVNSEKERFSIPYFLNPSHYTIIKPLEELINEQNLAKYRPYSWGKFMTNRKLSNFKKLNVENIQIHHFRVSE, from the exons ATGGGAGAGGTTGATCCAGCTTTCATCCAAGACCCTGATCACAGGCCTAAACTCTCCATCACCGAAGTCGAAGGCATACCCTTGATTGACCTGACTCCGATTATCTCCCCAGACTCCATTTCCGACCCTAAAGCTATTGAAGCGGTTGTTAGAGAAATAGGCAATGCATGCAGGGACTGGGGGTTCTTCCAAGTGATCAATCATGGAGTAGTATTGGATAAGCTCCGAAAGATTGAGACTGCTGCGAGGAAATTCTTTGCTCTGCCTTTGGAGGAAAAGAGGAAGATTAGGAGGGGTGAAAAAAGCGTGTTAGGTTACTATGACAGTGAACGTACCAAGAATGTCAGAGACTGGAAGGAGGTGTTTGATTTCACAGTGGAGGAGCCTACTCTAGTCCCGGCTTCGCCCGACCCTGAGGACAAGGAAGAGACAGAGTGGTATAACCAATGGCCTGAGCACCCTCCAGAACTAAG GGAGGTCTGTGAAGAATATGCTCGAGAAGTCGAAAAGCTAGCTCTGAAGTTGATGGGACTTATTGCCTTAAGCCTAGGCTTGCCAGAAAACAGGTTCAGCAGCTACTTCAAAGACCAAACAACTTCTATTAGACTCAATCACTATCCAGCTTGTCCTTCCCCTCAGCTAGCTCTTGGTGTTGGTCGTCACAAGGATGGTGGTGCTTTAACCGTGCTAGCTCAAGATGACGTTGGAGGATTGGAAGTGAGGAGAAAAACAGATGGAGCATGGATTCGGGTTAAGCCCACCCCAAATGCCTATATCATCAATGTTGGTGACAGTATCCAG GTTTGGACCAATGAAAAATATCAGAGTGTGGAACATAGGGTGATGGTAAACTCAGAGAAGGAAAGGTTTTCTATCCCTTACTTCCTCAACCCATCCCACTACACCATAATCAAGCCTTTGGAGGAGCTAATAAATGAACAAAACCTTGCCAAGTATAGGCCCTACAGCTGGGGCAAGTTTATGACTAACAGAAAGCTCAGTAATTTCAAGAAACTCAATGttgaaaacatccaaattcaTCATTTCAGGGTATCGGAATAA
- the LOC18768611 gene encoding probable 2-oxoglutarate-dependent dioxygenase At5g05600: MGEVDPDFIQDPDHRPKLFIIEAEGIPLIDLSPINSPDSITDPKAIEGVVREIGSACKGWGFFQVINHGVQLDKLRNIETAARKFFALPLEEKRKIRRDEKSVLGYYDCERTKNVRDWKEVFDLTVEEPTLVPASPDPEDKEETEWHNRWPEYPPEYREACEEYAQEIEKLALKLMGLIALSLGLPENRFSRYFKDQTTSISLNYYPPCPSPQLALGVGPHKDGGALTVLAQDEVGGLEVKRKTDGEWIRVKPTPNAYVINVGDSLQVWSNDIYHSVEHRAMVNSEKKRFSIAYFLKPSHYTLIKPLEELISEENPAKYRPYNWGKFMTHRKLTNFKKLNVENIQIHHFGLSE, translated from the exons ATGGGAGAAGTTGATCCAGATTTCATACAAGACCCTGATCACAGGCCTAAACTCTTCATCATCGAAGCCGAAGGCATACCCTTGATTGACCTGTCTCCAATAAACTCCCCAGACTCCATTACTGATCCCAAAGCCATTGAAGGTGTTGTTAGAGAAATAGGCAGTGCATGCAAGGGCTGGGGGTTCTTCCAAGTGATCAATCATGGGGTTCAATTAGATAAGCTCCGAAATATTGAGACTGCTGCTAGGAAGTTCTTTGCTCTGCCCTTggaggagaagaggaagattagAAGGGATGAAAAAAGCGTGTTGGGTTACTATGACTGTGAGCGTACCAAGAATGTCAGAGACTGGAAGGAGGTGTTTGATTTAACAGTGGAGGAGCCTACGTTAGTCCCGGCTTCGCCTGACCCCGAGGACAAGGAAGAGACAGAGTGGCATAACCGATGGCCGGAGTATCCTCCAGAATACAG GGAGGCCTGTGAAGAATATGCGCAAGAAATCGAAAAGCTAGCTCTGAAGTTGATGGGACTTATTGCCTTGAGCCTTGGCTTGCCAGAAAACAGGTTCAGCAGATACTTCAAAGACCAAACAACTTCTATCTCACTCAATTACTATCCACCTTGTCCTTCCCCTCAGTTAGCTCTTGGTGTTGGTCCCCACAAGGATGGCGGTGCGTTAACCGTGCTAGCTCAAGATGAAGTTGGAGGATTGGAAGTGAAGAGAAAAACAGATGGGGAGTGGATCCGAGTTAAACCCACCCCAAATGCCTATGTCATCAATGTTGGTGACAGTCTTCAG GTTTGGAGCAATGATATTTATCATAGTGTAGAACACAGGGCAATGGTGAACTCAGAGAAGAAAAGGTTTTCTATTGCTTACTTTCTCAAACCATCACACTACACCCTAATCAAGCCCTTGGAGGAGCTAATAAGTGAAGAAAACCCTGCCAAGTATAGGCCATACAACTGGGGAAAGTTTATGACCCACAGAAAACTCACCAATTTCAAGAAACTCAATGTGGAGAACATCCAAATTCATCATTTCGGGTTATCAGAATAA